One genomic segment of Ricinus communis isolate WT05 ecotype wild-type chromosome 5, ASM1957865v1, whole genome shotgun sequence includes these proteins:
- the LOC125370146 gene encoding leucine-rich repeat extensin-like protein 6 — protein sequence MTHHKHHKHEDPPPPPCPPPPLDPCAPPCPDSPPPPIVIVEPPPPLPLDPCVPPPPVIVYPPPPPPLDHCAPPPPIILSSLHLVSYLLTSMRYASMMWLVGMD from the exons ATGACACATCACAAGCATCACAAGCACGAGGATCCTCCGCCTCCACCATGTCCTCCACCTCCATTGGACCCTTGTGCACCACCATGTCCAGACTCCCCACCTCCTCCCATAGTTATTGTTGAACCTCCACCGCCACTGCCACTCGATCCTTGTGTTCCACCTCCTCCAGTGATTGTTTAtcctccaccaccaccaccactcGATCATTGTGCTCCACCTCCACCAATAATT TTATCATCTTTGCATCTTGTTTCATATCTACTTACCTCCATGAGATATGCGTCAATGATGTGGCTTGTTGGCATGGATTAA